The Opitutus sp. DNA window TCAAACAATCCATTAAGCATAGACTCTTAAAACTAAAAACCGTAATAGTAACGCCTGGAGCCTATGCTTAAACAAACCCCAAATACCATAGTGCTTTAGCCTAATACCACGTGCCCCCTCCACCCAATCCCCAAAACTCAATTTAGAATACCCATACCTTTGTCGCAATTCATTAATCTCCTTGAGGCCCAAATTATTAAGCATACTGGATGTTTTAGACAATTCATGAACCCGAAACGCGCCAAGTGGTGAATTGATATAATGCATAGACCACCCAACTCGCATCATCCTAAGAAATAAATCATAATCCATCGCGAATCGGTACGACAAATCAATGAAGCCTCCAGCACTACGGTATAAATTAGACTTCCAAAAAGTCGCTTCCTGGAAAAGTGAAATACCGGAATATGCATCACTACCAACCATTGGAATAATACGCTGATGCATTACTAAACGGCCCCGACGACCAATAATGTAGCGCTCCCCGCTGATTATTGATACATCAGGGTTTTTACAAAATGCCTGGAAAACCTGATTCAGTGCACCCGACAATAACAAGTCATCCGAGTTCAAATAAGCCATAACGTCGATATCGGCAGGCATTTCTGCAAACCCCCTATTCAGCGCATCCGCCTGCCCTCTATCTTTCTCGATAACGATTTTACTCACCAAGGGATGGTTTTTGTATTTCGCCAAGACTTCAGCGGTTTCATCTGTTGAGCACGAATCATAAATTGCGTAATAATCCACAGGGCGCGACTGCTCGATGATCGACTTGATGGTTGCTTCGAGGTAACGGCCCTGGTTGTAGCTGGGCGTGATGATGCCAATTTTCACAATTTCAAGAAGTTTTTAATTTTAGACTTAACACCACGGACTACAACCGCAACCCATAACAATAAAATGCGTAAAGTAAGTACAAGCCTAATAAAAACCGCGTCAAGAAAAGGGTATTTAATTAAACCTATTGAGTATTTAATAAAACGGACATAGCCAAACCACAAATCACTGGAGTGTACTTCGCTGAGAGAACCATCATGCCGCCTGAATGTATTTACAAAGTCAGGAATAATTATGCAGCCCTCAGTTTGGATCGCTTGGTAAATCATGAGATAATCAGGCCCAATGCCCCGTTTAGCAAGATTACCCAAGTACTCATCCTCAAACCCCGATATTATAGATAACCCACCCCGCCTAAACAGAGCGGCTCCGGGCGAAATAGGCAGTTTGAATTGTATTATTTCAAGCAAAGATTTAGTCCGCCTAATCACTAAAGGTGCTTGCGAACCTTTCGCCAATTCAACGCAAGGAAACGTAGTCTTGCCGTTAAATTCCAACACGGAACTAAATACTATTTTAATTCCCGGATTTATTTTCATGGCACTCACCATTAGTTCTAAGCAATCAGAGCGCATCCAATCATCCGAAAAGAGAAACTTAATGTATTCACCTTTGGCGAAATTCAGGCAGTGCTGCCAGTTGGGCACGGGGCCCACGTTGTGAGTGGTGCGAACAACAATTAAA harbors:
- a CDS encoding glycosyltransferase, whose product is MKIGIITPSYNQGRYLEATIKSIIEQSRPVDYYAIYDSCSTDETAEVLAKYKNHPLVSKIVIEKDRGQADALNRGFAEMPADIDVMAYLNSDDLLLSGALNQVFQAFCKNPDVSIISGERYIIGRRGRLVMHQRIIPMVGSDAYSGISLFQEATFWKSNLYRSAGGFIDLSYRFAMDYDLFLRMMRVGWSMHYINSPLGAFRVHELSKTSSMLNNLGLKEINELRQRYGYSKLSFGDWVEGARGIRLKHYGIWGLFKHRLQALLLRFLVLRVYA
- a CDS encoding glycosyltransferase family 2 protein; the encoded protein is MENHPLVSVLIPVYNRVKLVEEAIRSALNQTYPNIEIIVSDNCSTDGTWERLQELAREDNRLIVVRTTHNVGPVPNWQHCLNFAKGEYIKFLFSDDWMRSDCLELMVSAMKINPGIKIVFSSVLEFNGKTTFPCVELAKGSQAPLVIRRTKSLLEIIQFKLPISPGAALFRRGGLSIISGFEDEYLGNLAKRGIGPDYLMIYQAIQTEGCIIIPDFVNTFRRHDGSLSEVHSSDLWFGYVRFIKYSIGLIKYPFLDAVFIRLVLTLRILLLWVAVVVRGVKSKIKNFLKL